In Mastomys coucha isolate ucsf_1 unplaced genomic scaffold, UCSF_Mcou_1 pScaffold20, whole genome shotgun sequence, one DNA window encodes the following:
- the Klrb1 gene encoding killer cell lectin-like receptor subfamily B member 1 isoform X2, with product MLHLPSLMDAPVLYAELNLAKTRGLRCTSPPSLSQVGFLVHKSPIEKCSVAVQENRTEPTGRSAILECPRDWHPHWDKCLFISQTSRTWAEGLSDCSLRGATLLLIRDGEELRLLQDFSKGKGQQFYIGLKYVQVDKVWKWMNGSILNTNILQITGKDEENSCALISHGEVFSDSCSSDNHWICQKMLRHV from the exons ATGTTACATCTCCCATCTCTAATGGATGCACCAGTGCTCTATGCTGAATTAAATTTAGCCAAGACCCGAGGGCTCAGGTGTACAtcacctccatctctctcccaag TTGGATTCTTGGTACATAAATCACCAATAGAAAAATGCAGTGTGGCTGTTCAAGAAAACAGGACTGAACCAACAG GGAGATCAGCCATACTAGAGTGCCCGAGAGACTGGCATCCACACTGGGataaatgcttatttatttctcaaaCTTCCAGAACTTGGGCTGAAGGGCTATctgactgctctttgagaggagCCACTTTGCTGCTCATTCGAGATGGAGAAGAATTG AGATTATTGCAGGacttctcaaaaggaaaaggacaGCAATTCTATATTGGACTAAAATATGTACAAGTGGACAAGGTTTGGAAGTGGATGAATGGttctattttaaatacaaatat ATTACAAATCACTGGCAAGGACGAAGAAAACAGCTGTGCCCTCATCTCACACGGAGAAGTGTTTTCTGACTCCTGTTCTTCAGACAACCATTGGATCTGCCAAAAGATGCTGAGACATGTCTGA
- the Klrb1 gene encoding killer cell lectin-like receptor subfamily B member 1 isoform X1 — translation MLHLPSLMDAPVLYAELNLAKTRGLRCTSPPSLSQDACQGPNWHQMALKLSCAGLIFLLIIVSVLVGFLVHKSPIEKCSVAVQENRTEPTGRSAILECPRDWHPHWDKCLFISQTSRTWAEGLSDCSLRGATLLLIRDGEELRLLQDFSKGKGQQFYIGLKYVQVDKVWKWMNGSILNTNILQITGKDEENSCALISHGEVFSDSCSSDNHWICQKMLRHV, via the exons ATGTTACATCTCCCATCTCTAATGGATGCACCAGTGCTCTATGCTGAATTAAATTTAGCCAAGACCCGAGGGCTCAGGTGTACAtcacctccatctctctcccaag ACGCCTGTCAGGGACCAAACTGGCATCAGATGGCTCTGAAACTCAGCTGTGCTGGGCTGATATTTCTTCTGATAATAGTCAGTGTCTTAG TTGGATTCTTGGTACATAAATCACCAATAGAAAAATGCAGTGTGGCTGTTCAAGAAAACAGGACTGAACCAACAG GGAGATCAGCCATACTAGAGTGCCCGAGAGACTGGCATCCACACTGGGataaatgcttatttatttctcaaaCTTCCAGAACTTGGGCTGAAGGGCTATctgactgctctttgagaggagCCACTTTGCTGCTCATTCGAGATGGAGAAGAATTG AGATTATTGCAGGacttctcaaaaggaaaaggacaGCAATTCTATATTGGACTAAAATATGTACAAGTGGACAAGGTTTGGAAGTGGATGAATGGttctattttaaatacaaatat ATTACAAATCACTGGCAAGGACGAAGAAAACAGCTGTGCCCTCATCTCACACGGAGAAGTGTTTTCTGACTCCTGTTCTTCAGACAACCATTGGATCTGCCAAAAGATGCTGAGACATGTCTGA